From a region of the Comamonadaceae bacterium OTU4NAUVB1 genome:
- a CDS encoding sensor histidine kinase, whose product MHQSEPEFFSLANHLAKRRSALLQQWRAAVIADTTLTSGSALPRVQLDDHVPFVLEAFERQLLPEGQAAIEQSSAATVESANAHGLHRWQQGYKLQEVVRELGYLNRLMIAELDAFGHMNKADNHVMAAARQSWAAAYTTGVEQSTSQFFKLQQAESLGHVTDLEAAMTALTEVDKQRAVLWEQMAHDLRGNVGVVAVATRALSVPNATADARERFTTTLERNVDSLRHLLDDVTTLSRLQAGVDKLKVEQFQPGVLIQSLCDGLQAMAEQRGLYLRTVEPAYGMTMEGDAVKVRRLAQNLIINALKYTQEGGVVVSWANCEGKDTARWRLTVKDTGPGIHAGPASPLAEALKDATNIANEATDLSRADAAAVSLAKPAAQTAGEGIGLSIVKRLCEVLDATMEVKSDARSGSEFTILLPKSYPA is encoded by the coding sequence ATGCACCAAAGCGAACCAGAATTCTTCAGTCTAGCCAACCATCTGGCAAAACGGCGCAGCGCATTGCTGCAGCAGTGGCGTGCAGCCGTTATCGCTGACACCACGTTGACCTCAGGCAGTGCATTGCCCAGAGTTCAACTGGACGACCATGTGCCATTCGTGCTGGAAGCTTTCGAAAGACAACTGCTGCCCGAAGGCCAGGCTGCGATCGAGCAGTCCTCAGCGGCCACCGTCGAATCTGCCAATGCACATGGATTGCACCGATGGCAACAGGGCTACAAGCTGCAGGAAGTCGTTCGTGAGTTGGGGTACCTCAACCGTTTGATGATCGCTGAGCTGGATGCTTTCGGGCACATGAACAAGGCCGACAACCATGTCATGGCCGCTGCGCGGCAATCGTGGGCAGCGGCGTACACGACCGGCGTGGAACAAAGCACGAGCCAATTCTTCAAGCTTCAGCAGGCCGAGTCCCTGGGCCATGTGACCGACCTGGAAGCTGCCATGACAGCACTGACGGAAGTCGACAAGCAGCGGGCCGTGCTATGGGAGCAGATGGCCCACGACCTTCGCGGCAATGTTGGCGTGGTTGCGGTGGCGACAAGGGCGCTGAGCGTGCCGAACGCCACGGCCGACGCACGTGAGCGCTTCACCACGACGCTCGAGCGCAACGTGGACTCGTTGCGGCACTTGCTGGACGACGTGACCACGCTGTCGCGGCTCCAGGCGGGGGTCGATAAGCTGAAGGTGGAACAGTTCCAGCCGGGGGTGTTGATTCAGTCACTCTGTGATGGCTTGCAGGCGATGGCAGAGCAGCGTGGCCTGTACCTTCGAACGGTGGAGCCTGCTTATGGGATGACGATGGAAGGGGATGCGGTGAAGGTACGCCGGCTGGCCCAGAACCTCATCATCAACGCGCTCAAGTACACCCAGGAAGGTGGCGTCGTGGTGAGCTGGGCCAACTGCGAGGGCAAGGACACTGCACGTTGGCGACTCACGGTGAAAGACACAGGTCCTGGCATCCACGCCGGCCCTGCATCGCCATTGGCCGAAGCGCTCAAAGATGCCACCAATATCGCAAATGAAGCGACCGATCTGTCGCGAGCCGACGCAGCAGCGGTTTCTCTTGCCAAGCCCGCGGCTCAGACGGCAGGCGAGGGCATCGGACTTTCCATCGTCAAACGCCTGTGCGAGGTCCTGGACGCCACGATGGAGGTGAAATCCGATGCCAGGTCGGGCAGCGAATTCACCATTTTGTTGCCGAAGTCGTACCCGGCTTAG
- a CDS encoding GntR family transcriptional regulator, whose translation MRTDQSIPSQILDLIRADALPAGSHLPAQLLADRLRVSRSPVNEALSLLAEKGVLQRQPNRGYFLVKPIGDGERGLADRLGLDESDVATQVYFRIADDRLRGLLPDEFTEALLKQRYGLTQAQLNAVLGRIASEGWAEKKPGYGWMFSSMLTTADSLLQSYRLRLALEPAALREPGYRLAPSVIARCRAAELHLLDGGIETDTADQLHDRGVRFHESLVEGSGNAFFVDTIRRVNRVRRLLSYRSMQDRSRYVEHCRQHLAMLDLLERGHNDQAAEAMHEHLSSTLRNVQKISGLLRR comes from the coding sequence ATGCGGACCGACCAATCCATTCCTTCCCAGATCCTCGACCTGATCCGAGCCGATGCCCTCCCCGCCGGCAGCCACCTGCCCGCGCAGCTGCTGGCCGACCGCCTGCGTGTGTCGCGCTCACCGGTCAACGAGGCGCTCTCGCTGCTGGCCGAGAAGGGCGTGCTGCAGCGTCAGCCCAACCGGGGGTATTTCCTGGTCAAGCCGATCGGCGACGGCGAACGCGGTCTGGCCGACCGGCTCGGGCTGGACGAGTCGGACGTCGCCACGCAGGTCTACTTCCGCATCGCCGACGACCGCCTGCGCGGTCTGCTCCCCGACGAGTTCACGGAGGCCCTGCTCAAGCAACGCTATGGACTGACACAGGCCCAGCTCAACGCGGTGCTCGGCCGCATCGCCAGCGAGGGCTGGGCAGAGAAGAAGCCGGGCTACGGCTGGATGTTCTCGTCGATGCTGACCACCGCCGACAGCCTGCTGCAGTCCTACCGGCTGCGGCTGGCGCTGGAGCCGGCGGCCCTGCGCGAGCCGGGCTACCGCCTCGCGCCGTCCGTCATCGCGCGCTGCCGGGCGGCCGAACTGCATCTGCTCGATGGCGGCATCGAGACCGACACGGCCGACCAGTTGCACGACCGGGGCGTGCGCTTCCACGAATCGCTGGTCGAAGGTTCCGGCAATGCCTTCTTCGTCGACACCATCCGCCGCGTCAACCGCGTGCGGCGCCTGCTGTCGTATCGCTCGATGCAGGACCGCAGCCGCTATGTCGAGCACTGCCGTCAGCATCTGGCGATGCTCGACCTGCTCGAGCGCGGCCACAACGACCAGGCCGCGGAGGCCATGCATGAACACCTCTCGAGCACCCTGCGCAACGTGCAGAAGATCAGCGGGCTTCTGAGGCGCTGA
- a CDS encoding aconitate hydratase AcnA, which yields MENTETTALRLHVAGTDYLATDVVALCGDRLVRLPVVLRLLMENVARNMRGAERDAALAALRAWTDTGTSEAEIAFQPGRVLMHDTTSTPALVDLAAMRSTLAEAGVDPAVLNSSLPVDVSIDHSLAVEAFARPDAPELNMAFEIRRNAERYGFLRWASKVLRGVRINPPGTGIMHTINLEQLATVVTVEQRAGATWLVPDMMIGTDSHTPMVNGIGVLGWGVGGLEAQTVMFGMPTMLRIPDVVGVRLTGALRPGVLATDLALSVTQRLRAIGVSGEFVEFFGPGMSTLSAGDRSVVANMAPEYGATTGFFPIDQHTLDYLVQTGRNAAQVERVEVLARAAGLWFDPAAEPVYTRSIHVALDAIDMHIAGPRRPQDLLGYGEARATLGAFGFTPRSSDSAMPRHPVAIAAITSCTNTSDPRLLIAAGLVARKARALGLKAPPWVKTSLGPGSPAAAAYLARAGLIDDLSAVGFDIVGHGCTTCIGNSGPLLPVVQQAMAQGAIHPVAVLSGNRNFAGRVHPDLDLGFLMSPPLVVAFGLAGDAERDLRVDPVQLRADARPVYLSDLWPTPEEIDAALSRSQEPSDYGRAFAIATANPLWHALDAPDAPLYPWDPASTALRRPPFAALTEGSLLGHYTAHPLLVVGDDVTTDHISPASAIPRDSEVADFLVARGDDRDDLNVFASRRGNWEVMVRAAFHSKTLKNLFAPGAPVAHTLHVPSGELVSLWEAAQRYRAAGEPVVLVAGERYGTGSSRDWAAKGQRLLGIRAVLANSFERIHRSNLIGMGVLPLRMPAGVTPFTLDLRPGDRIEVAAHPEVITPRGGVALTVHRADGRMEHFEATAAVETQLEVGLLRAGGVIPSTLQKMIQRHGASAVAAAS from the coding sequence ATGGAAAACACCGAGACCACCGCCCTGCGGCTGCATGTGGCTGGCACCGACTACCTGGCGACCGACGTGGTCGCGCTGTGCGGCGATCGACTGGTCCGGCTGCCGGTGGTGCTGCGGCTGCTCATGGAGAACGTCGCGCGCAACATGCGCGGCGCGGAGCGCGATGCCGCGCTTGCCGCGCTGCGCGCCTGGACGGACACGGGCACCAGCGAAGCGGAGATCGCCTTCCAGCCCGGTCGCGTGCTGATGCACGACACCACCAGCACGCCGGCACTGGTCGACCTGGCCGCCATGCGCAGCACCTTGGCCGAGGCCGGCGTGGACCCGGCGGTGCTCAACTCCAGCCTGCCCGTGGACGTGTCGATCGACCATTCGCTGGCCGTAGAAGCCTTTGCCCGGCCGGACGCGCCGGAGCTCAACATGGCCTTCGAGATCCGCCGCAACGCGGAGCGCTACGGCTTCCTGCGCTGGGCCTCGAAGGTGTTGCGCGGCGTGCGCATCAACCCGCCGGGGACGGGGATCATGCACACCATCAACCTGGAACAGCTCGCGACGGTGGTCACGGTCGAGCAGCGCGCCGGTGCGACCTGGCTGGTGCCGGACATGATGATCGGCACCGACAGCCACACGCCCATGGTCAACGGCATCGGCGTGCTGGGCTGGGGGGTGGGAGGGCTGGAAGCGCAGACCGTGATGTTCGGCATGCCGACCATGCTGCGCATCCCGGACGTCGTCGGTGTGAGGCTCACCGGCGCCCTGCGTCCCGGCGTGCTGGCCACCGACCTGGCGCTGTCCGTCACGCAGCGGCTGCGCGCGATCGGCGTCTCGGGCGAGTTCGTCGAGTTCTTCGGCCCTGGCATGTCGACCCTGAGCGCTGGCGACCGCAGCGTCGTCGCCAACATGGCACCCGAGTACGGCGCGACCACCGGCTTTTTCCCCATAGACCAGCACACGCTCGACTACCTGGTGCAGACCGGACGCAATGCCGCGCAGGTCGAGCGCGTCGAAGTCCTGGCGCGCGCCGCCGGCCTGTGGTTCGACCCCGCCGCCGAGCCGGTCTACACGCGCTCGATCCACGTCGCGCTGGACGCCATCGACATGCACATCGCCGGCCCGCGCCGGCCGCAGGACCTGCTGGGCTACGGCGAGGCCCGGGCGACGCTGGGGGCGTTCGGTTTCACACCGCGATCGAGCGACTCAGCAATGCCGCGCCACCCGGTCGCCATCGCCGCGATCACCAGCTGCACCAACACATCCGACCCGCGCCTGCTGATCGCCGCCGGTCTGGTCGCTCGCAAGGCCCGCGCGCTGGGACTGAAGGCGCCGCCCTGGGTCAAGACGTCGCTCGGCCCGGGCTCGCCCGCCGCCGCCGCCTACCTGGCGCGCGCCGGCCTCATCGACGACCTGTCGGCCGTCGGCTTCGACATCGTCGGCCACGGCTGCACGACCTGCATCGGCAATTCCGGCCCGTTGTTGCCGGTGGTGCAGCAGGCCATGGCCCAGGGGGCCATCCACCCGGTCGCGGTGCTGTCGGGCAACCGCAATTTCGCCGGCCGCGTGCACCCCGACCTGGACCTGGGTTTTTTGATGTCGCCGCCGCTGGTGGTCGCCTTCGGCTTGGCCGGTGACGCCGAACGCGACCTGCGCGTCGACCCGGTGCAGCTGAGGGCCGACGCCCGGCCGGTGTATCTGAGCGACTTGTGGCCGACCCCTGAGGAGATCGACGCTGCGTTGAGCCGGTCGCAGGAGCCATCGGACTATGGCCGCGCCTTCGCCATCGCCACGGCCAACCCGCTGTGGCATGCACTCGACGCTCCCGACGCCCCGCTCTATCCCTGGGACCCGGCCTCCACCGCCCTGCGCCGCCCACCCTTCGCGGCCCTGACCGAAGGCAGCCTGCTCGGCCACTACACGGCCCACCCGCTGCTGGTGGTGGGCGACGACGTCACCACCGACCACATCTCGCCGGCCAGCGCGATCCCGCGTGACAGCGAGGTGGCCGACTTCCTGGTGGCGCGCGGCGACGACCGCGACGACCTCAATGTCTTCGCCTCGCGGCGGGGCAACTGGGAGGTGATGGTGCGCGCCGCCTTCCACAGCAAGACGCTGAAGAACCTCTTCGCCCCCGGTGCTCCGGTGGCGCACACCCTGCACGTGCCCAGCGGCGAGCTCGTGTCGCTGTGGGAGGCCGCGCAGCGCTATCGTGCGGCCGGCGAACCCGTGGTGCTGGTGGCCGGCGAGCGCTACGGCACCGGCTCGTCGCGCGACTGGGCGGCGAAGGGGCAGCGTCTGCTGGGCATCCGCGCCGTGCTGGCCAACAGCTTCGAGCGCATCCATCGCTCCAACCTGATCGGGATGGGGGTGCTGCCACTGCGGATGCCGGCGGGGGTGACGCCCTTCACGCTCGATCTGCGACCGGGCGACCGCATCGAGGTGGCAGCGCACCCCGAAGTGATCACGCCGCGCGGCGGTGTGGCGTTGACGGTGCATCGCGCCGACGGACGCATGGAACACTTCGAGGCGACCGCCGCCGTAGAGACGCAGCTGGAAGTGGGTCTGCTGCGAGCCGGAGGCGTCATTCCGTCCACGCTGCAGAAGATGATCCAGCGTCACGGCGCATCGGCCGTTGCGGCCGCAAGCTGA
- a CDS encoding lactonase family protein has product MHAYVGSRTTRERNARGEGIGIFEVDAATGTLTPVDMVQGLINPSYLVLNATGEFLYTVHGDAQEVSAFGVDRSSGRLRFINKQHTQGKNPVHLALDPTGRFLIVTNHLGASLAVLPVHGDGSLGAVEQRVAFEGPIGPHRIEQKQAKPHFSPFDPSGRFVVVPDKGLDRVFTFRFENGRLRPAATPFATAREGAGPRHLAFHPSAPFAYVVNELDSTVSACRFDAETGALAPFQILPSLPDTFTGNSRAAGIQVDALGRFVYASNRGCDSIAVFAIDPVTGALRFVEAAPTHGRTPRFFTPSPDGRFVFALNEDSDSIATLAVDLETGRLQPTGARVAFGSPVCMVFSI; this is encoded by the coding sequence ATGCACGCCTACGTTGGCAGCCGCACCACCCGCGAACGCAATGCGCGAGGCGAGGGCATCGGCATCTTCGAGGTCGACGCCGCGACCGGCACGCTGACGCCCGTGGACATGGTGCAAGGCCTGATCAACCCTTCCTACCTCGTCCTGAACGCCACGGGCGAGTTCCTCTACACCGTGCACGGCGACGCGCAAGAGGTCAGTGCGTTCGGCGTGGATCGTTCGAGCGGACGCTTGCGCTTCATCAACAAGCAGCACACCCAGGGCAAGAATCCGGTGCATCTGGCGCTGGACCCGACGGGGCGCTTCCTGATCGTGACCAACCACCTCGGCGCCAGCCTGGCGGTGCTGCCGGTGCATGGCGACGGCTCGCTGGGCGCGGTCGAGCAACGCGTGGCGTTCGAAGGCCCGATCGGTCCGCACCGCATCGAGCAAAAGCAGGCCAAGCCGCATTTCAGTCCGTTCGACCCGAGCGGACGCTTCGTCGTCGTGCCGGACAAGGGCCTGGACCGCGTGTTCACCTTCCGCTTCGAGAACGGTCGCCTGCGGCCGGCGGCGACGCCATTCGCAACGGCGCGCGAGGGTGCCGGGCCGCGCCACCTCGCGTTCCACCCGAGCGCGCCATTCGCCTATGTCGTCAACGAACTCGATTCGACCGTGAGCGCCTGCCGCTTCGACGCCGAGACCGGCGCTCTGGCGCCGTTCCAAATCCTGCCGAGCCTGCCCGACACCTTCACCGGCAACAGCCGCGCCGCCGGCATTCAGGTCGATGCGCTCGGGCGCTTCGTCTACGCCTCCAACCGGGGCTGCGACAGCATCGCCGTCTTTGCCATCGACCCGGTCACGGGCGCCCTGCGCTTCGTCGAGGCGGCGCCGACCCATGGCCGCACGCCGCGTTTCTTCACGCCGAGCCCGGATGGCCGCTTCGTGTTCGCCCTGAACGAAGACAGCGATTCGATCGCGACGCTGGCCGTCGACCTCGAGACCGGACGGCTGCAGCCCACCGGCGCGCGTGTCGCCTTCGGCAGTCCGGTGTGCATGGTGTTCTCCATCTGA
- a CDS encoding tripartite tricarboxylate transporter substrate binding protein — MTRNPRRRLIGTAAAVAALLALPLASFAQDHPARPITIVVPFSAAGGVDAMARLLAEQLRVSLKQSVVVDNKPGASGMLGAAYVAKAAPDGYTLLLGSAGETAINPLVYKSRMQYAPEKDLAPITLVTRVPNVLVANPALPVKNVEELIAYAKKNPGKLSYATSGVGNPQHLNGELFASMAGIQMNHIPYKGSAGQLVDVAGGNVDLSFVSMAGAAPFLKGGRLKALAVTSARRASFAPDIPTIAEFKPMAAYDMDNWFGLFAPAKTPVDVQQKLNTAVTQALQDPAFARKLMEQGGDPAPMTIDQFRAFIKTESVQYGRIVEAAKITPEN, encoded by the coding sequence ATGACCCGGAATCCCCGTCGTCGCCTGATTGGCACTGCCGCCGCCGTCGCCGCGCTGCTGGCCCTGCCGCTCGCTTCATTCGCGCAGGACCATCCCGCTCGGCCCATCACCATCGTCGTGCCGTTCTCGGCCGCGGGTGGCGTGGATGCCATGGCGCGCCTGCTGGCGGAGCAGCTGCGGGTGTCGCTCAAGCAGTCGGTCGTCGTCGACAACAAGCCCGGTGCCAGCGGCATGCTGGGTGCGGCCTATGTCGCCAAGGCCGCGCCCGACGGCTACACGCTGCTGCTCGGCTCGGCCGGTGAGACCGCCATCAATCCGTTGGTCTACAAAAGCCGCATGCAGTACGCGCCGGAAAAGGACCTGGCGCCCATCACGCTGGTCACGCGCGTGCCGAACGTGCTGGTCGCCAACCCGGCGCTGCCCGTGAAGAACGTCGAGGAACTGATCGCCTACGCGAAGAAGAATCCGGGAAAACTGTCGTATGCGACCAGCGGCGTGGGCAACCCCCAGCACCTAAATGGCGAGCTGTTCGCCTCGATGGCAGGCATCCAGATGAACCACATCCCGTACAAGGGCTCGGCCGGGCAGCTGGTGGACGTGGCCGGTGGCAACGTCGACCTGAGCTTCGTCAGCATGGCTGGCGCTGCGCCGTTCCTCAAGGGTGGGCGCCTGAAGGCGCTGGCCGTGACCTCGGCCCGACGTGCCAGCTTCGCGCCCGACATCCCGACCATCGCCGAGTTCAAGCCGATGGCGGCTTACGACATGGACAACTGGTTCGGCCTGTTCGCCCCCGCCAAAACACCGGTCGACGTGCAACAGAAGCTCAACACCGCCGTGACGCAGGCCCTGCAGGATCCGGCGTTCGCAAGGAAGTTGATGGAGCAGGGCGGTGATCCTGCCCCCATGACGATCGACCAGTTCCGCGCCTTCATCAAGACCGAATCGGTGCAGTACGGGCGCATCGTGGAGGCCGCGAAGATCACTCCCGAAAACTGA
- a CDS encoding tripartite tricarboxylate transporter substrate binding protein: protein MRRNDFLKTLIALSATSALPLTAWANTAIKTMIPANPGGGWDTTGRALGKAMQEAGFASSVSYENKGGASGTIGLAQFVSSSKRDPNAIVMTGATMVGGIIASKQASQLEAATPLVRLMTEYQVFVVPTASPIRTIQDVVAQLKANPGSVKWGGGSRGTTEHIASVMIAREAGVDPTKVNYVAFRGGGEAVSAILGGNVTVGGSGYTEFGEYIKAGKMRAIAVTSEARIPGIDAPTLKEQGLNVVIGNWRGVHGAPDITPEQRKALIEGIVKATRTRAWQQAVEQNGWTPAMLTGDEFSKFVEDEFASLRATMTKAGMI, encoded by the coding sequence ATGCGTCGCAACGACTTTTTGAAGACCCTCATCGCGTTATCCGCCACCAGCGCACTTCCGCTCACGGCCTGGGCCAACACCGCCATCAAGACGATGATCCCGGCCAACCCGGGCGGCGGTTGGGACACCACCGGCCGCGCTCTCGGCAAGGCCATGCAGGAAGCGGGCTTCGCCTCCTCCGTGAGCTACGAGAACAAGGGCGGCGCCTCCGGCACCATCGGCCTGGCGCAATTCGTCAGCAGCAGCAAGCGCGATCCGAACGCGATCGTCATGACCGGAGCGACCATGGTCGGCGGCATCATCGCGAGCAAGCAGGCCTCGCAGCTCGAGGCCGCGACGCCCCTGGTCCGGCTGATGACCGAGTACCAAGTGTTCGTGGTGCCGACCGCCTCGCCGATCAGGACGATCCAGGACGTGGTGGCGCAACTCAAGGCGAATCCCGGCAGCGTGAAATGGGGTGGTGGCTCGCGTGGCACCACCGAGCACATCGCCTCCGTCATGATCGCCCGGGAAGCCGGCGTCGATCCGACCAAGGTCAACTACGTGGCATTCCGCGGCGGCGGTGAAGCGGTCTCCGCGATCCTCGGCGGCAACGTCACGGTCGGCGGAAGTGGTTACACCGAGTTCGGCGAGTACATCAAGGCCGGAAAGATGCGCGCCATCGCCGTTACCTCCGAGGCCCGTATTCCGGGCATCGACGCGCCGACGTTGAAGGAACAGGGCCTGAACGTCGTGATCGGCAACTGGCGCGGCGTGCACGGCGCGCCCGACATCACGCCCGAGCAGCGCAAGGCGCTCATCGAGGGCATCGTGAAGGCGACCAGGACCCGGGCCTGGCAGCAGGCCGTCGAGCAGAACGGCTGGACGCCGGCCATGTTGACGGGTGATGAATTCAGCAAGTTCGTCGAAGACGAATTCGCGAGTCTGCGCGCGACCATGACCAAGGCCGGGATGATCTGA
- the katG gene encoding catalase/peroxidase HPI → MLDIKDDKTDTQTHDMTGRCPFGGDRVGGALGTPPALSDWYPNRLKVEQLHANGPQADPLGADFDYAAAFETIDYAALKQDIKTFLTTSVAWWPSDYGNYGPQMIRMAWHAAGTYRISDGRGGAGEALQRFAPVESWWDNGNTDKSRRLIWPIKQKYGSALSWGDLMVLTGNCALEIMGFPTYGFAGGRRDAWEADTSTYWGPEVWDASVENTPDAMVSRDKRWRDQNGDADYDLENPLAASHSALIYVNPEGPYSKGDPMGSARDIRTTFTRMAMNDEETVALIAGGHAFGKSHGMVPAKRIGPPPEIAPMQAMGLGWHNPEGSGAGEFTSTNGIEGSWTPNPTQWDNDYLENLFKFEWQQTKSPAGALQWTPTDPNAPRTPDAHIPGQMNPLMMMTSDIALKTDPAYRAVCEKFLNDFDAFTQAFSKAWYKLTHRDMGPRERYLGPEKRNENGLLWQDPIPPADHDVIGAGDVAALKQQLMAAGVSVSDLVFTAFSAAATYRNSDKRGGANGARLALAPQKDWAVNRRTVPVIAALQRVMADFNGKQSGGLRVSLADLIVLGGCAAIEKAAADAGVPMSVPFTPGRRDTTQELTDIEMFNWLKPLVDGFRNYTDDQFAQIAPGVAPEEMFLDKAHLLALTAPEWAALVGGLRVMGANHDGSAHGVFTDRVGLLSNDFFRVLTSVDHEWKPADDKAMTFSIVDRATGQQRFEATRCDLVFGSNSQLRAVAEVYAGSDGHHRFVRDFVKVWDKVMMLDRYEARQ, encoded by the coding sequence ATGCTGGACATCAAGGACGACAAGACCGACACGCAGACCCACGACATGACCGGTCGTTGCCCGTTCGGCGGAGACCGGGTCGGGGGCGCGTTGGGCACACCCCCCGCGCTGTCGGATTGGTACCCGAACCGCCTGAAGGTCGAGCAGCTGCACGCGAACGGTCCACAGGCGGATCCGCTCGGCGCGGACTTCGATTACGCCGCCGCTTTCGAGACGATCGACTACGCGGCACTGAAACAGGACATCAAGACGTTCTTGACGACTTCGGTGGCGTGGTGGCCTTCGGACTATGGCAATTACGGTCCGCAGATGATCCGCATGGCTTGGCATGCCGCAGGCACCTACCGCATCTCCGACGGGCGTGGTGGTGCGGGCGAGGCGTTGCAGCGTTTTGCACCGGTGGAAAGCTGGTGGGACAACGGCAACACCGACAAGTCGCGCCGCCTGATCTGGCCGATCAAGCAGAAGTACGGCAGCGCGCTGTCATGGGGCGACCTGATGGTCCTGACCGGCAATTGCGCACTCGAGATCATGGGCTTTCCGACCTATGGCTTCGCGGGCGGGCGTCGAGACGCCTGGGAAGCGGACACCAGCACGTACTGGGGACCCGAGGTGTGGGACGCGAGCGTCGAGAACACGCCCGACGCCATGGTTTCGCGCGACAAGCGCTGGCGCGATCAGAACGGCGATGCCGACTACGACCTGGAGAACCCGCTGGCCGCCAGCCATTCGGCGTTGATCTATGTCAATCCCGAGGGCCCTTATTCGAAGGGCGATCCGATGGGGTCGGCGCGCGACATCCGCACCACCTTCACGCGCATGGCCATGAACGACGAGGAGACGGTGGCGCTGATCGCCGGGGGCCACGCCTTCGGCAAGAGCCACGGCATGGTGCCGGCCAAACGCATCGGGCCGCCGCCGGAGATCGCGCCGATGCAGGCCATGGGCCTGGGGTGGCACAACCCGGAAGGCAGCGGGGCCGGCGAATTCACGTCGACCAACGGCATCGAAGGCAGCTGGACGCCCAACCCCACGCAGTGGGACAACGACTATCTCGAGAACCTGTTCAAGTTCGAGTGGCAGCAGACCAAGAGCCCGGCCGGGGCGCTGCAGTGGACACCCACGGATCCGAACGCGCCCAGGACCCCCGATGCGCACATCCCGGGGCAGATGAATCCCTTGATGATGATGACCAGCGACATCGCGTTGAAGACCGATCCCGCCTACCGCGCGGTCTGCGAGAAGTTCCTGAACGACTTCGACGCGTTCACGCAGGCGTTCTCGAAGGCCTGGTACAAGCTGACGCACCGCGACATGGGTCCCCGTGAGCGCTATCTGGGCCCGGAGAAGCGCAACGAGAACGGCCTGCTCTGGCAGGACCCGATCCCGCCGGCCGACCACGACGTGATCGGTGCGGGCGATGTCGCGGCGCTCAAGCAGCAGCTCATGGCCGCCGGCGTGTCGGTGTCGGATCTGGTGTTCACGGCCTTCTCGGCGGCCGCCACCTACCGCAACAGCGACAAGCGGGGGGGTGCCAACGGCGCACGGCTGGCGCTGGCGCCGCAGAAGGACTGGGCGGTCAACCGGCGCACCGTGCCGGTGATCGCCGCGCTGCAACGCGTGATGGCGGATTTCAACGGCAAGCAGTCGGGCGGCCTGCGCGTGTCGCTGGCCGATCTGATCGTGCTGGGCGGTTGTGCGGCGATCGAGAAGGCGGCCGCCGACGCGGGCGTCCCGATGTCGGTTCCGTTCACCCCGGGCCGGCGCGACACCACCCAGGAGCTCACGGACATCGAAATGTTCAATTGGCTGAAGCCGCTGGTCGACGGCTTCCGCAATTACACGGACGATCAGTTCGCACAGATCGCGCCGGGCGTCGCGCCGGAAGAGATGTTCCTCGACAAGGCGCATCTGCTGGCCCTGACCGCGCCCGAATGGGCGGCACTGGTCGGCGGGCTGCGCGTGATGGGCGCCAACCATGACGGGTCGGCCCACGGTGTCTTCACCGACCGCGTCGGATTGCTGTCGAATGACTTCTTCCGCGTGCTGACCAGCGTCGATCACGAATGGAAGCCGGCGGACGACAAGGCGATGACCTTCTCGATCGTCGATCGCGCCACCGGACAACAGCGTTTCGAGGCCACGCGCTGTGACCTGGTCTTCGGTTCGAACAGCCAGTTGCGCGCGGTGGCCGAGGTGTATGCGGGCAGCGACGGGCACCATCGCTTCGTCAGGGACTTCGTCAAGGTCTGGGACAAAGTGATGATGCTCGACCGTTACGAAGCTCGCCAATAG